A window of Candidatus Pantoea floridensis contains these coding sequences:
- a CDS encoding NfeD family protein, giving the protein MILMELIAHPHWFWLTLGGLLLAAEMLGTSGYLLWSGLAAVAVALIEWIVPISWTSQGIMFAVMTLLSVFFWYRWMRYRESSQQPNTLNQRGSQLMGMQLTLDNTLKNGLGHVRIGDSSWRVQAESDLPAGTPVIVTGVVGITLIIQPRFPSA; this is encoded by the coding sequence ATGATCCTCATGGAGCTGATTGCGCACCCCCACTGGTTCTGGCTCACTCTGGGCGGCCTGCTGCTTGCCGCCGAAATGCTGGGCACCAGCGGTTACTTGCTGTGGAGCGGCTTAGCGGCGGTGGCCGTGGCGCTGATTGAATGGATTGTTCCCATCTCATGGACCAGCCAGGGAATTATGTTTGCGGTGATGACGCTGCTGAGCGTTTTTTTCTGGTACCGCTGGATGCGCTATCGTGAATCGTCACAGCAGCCCAATACGCTCAATCAGCGCGGCAGCCAATTAATGGGGATGCAGCTCACGCTGGATAACACCCTAAAAAATGGCCTTGGCCACGTGCGCATTGGTGACAGCAGCTGGCGCGTGCAGGCGGAGAGCGATCTGCCTGCCGGTACGCCGGTGATTGTGACCGGCGTCGTCGGTATTACGCTAATCATTCAGCCGCGCTTTCCCTCGGCCTGA